In a genomic window of Gigantopelta aegis isolate Gae_Host chromosome 9, Gae_host_genome, whole genome shotgun sequence:
- the LOC121381181 gene encoding transcriptional repressor NF-X1-like produces the protein MSHRQQYSSPNDQLSYEEDSYAVGYANYPMFQGYNSQYYQPCGNNYYMYQQDPYGYSVYQQPYVFPADSVPGCNQQSYAHSYRQNRHRVKTSESSENSTTVTTPDHTAITSQLAQSYSNQDKSNANNNASASPRNFDPNYKHSDGRYRGNRKNHFRGRSRGYSGDKSPIVKSDELRATPDSLYRNRNLRSRGNRQRSYQDARIMNSHPEKVEVSVTDVMEKHAGEDDVRTKSRDAYGGSSRKTYVKNNRDSRTYTNQDVRFMKMNSSSKGKAEEEENQRATLIEQLTRGSSECMVCCDNIRCNAAIWSCSNCFHVFHLACIKKWARFPSSVEGDGTGWRCPACQNISERVPNQYRCFCGKVRDPAYSRYDTPHSCGEVCNKRRKGDCTHPCTLLCHPGPCPPCSALKTRTCDCGRTRQTKRCGQDSSFKCETVCKELINCKLHTCDVVCHSGSCRRCSVKIKQACFCGHVEREITCGSAESEVVSFCCGGKCNKVLECGNHRCEMLCHEGDCGPCPGMPGHVTHCPCGKTPLADLDLPPRESCLEPLHTCSEVCDKPLACGPKDSPHTCTKPCHEGPCGPCNGQTTLECKCGAVEKEFSCTEVSEFTDEKPFKCNKRCNKKKLCGRHKCSDTCCTRDEHVCEFTCGRKLNCGLHKCEDPCHKQNCLPCYQASFDELTCHCGAEVIYPPIPCGTRPPECRRLCARVHPCSHPVRHTCHSDELCPPCTELTEKMCMGGHETRKNIPCHMSDISCGMPCNKLLTCGQHKCMRKCHKGDCLAEGEDCHQPCSIEREECGHPCGVPCHVGMPCPQVACKAEIDIKCPCGRKVAKSLCQMGGEMATNIAEFQKMTVHQLGSGQGLDLSHLTSKRGVTRQLDCDGECAIMERNRRVALALELKNPNLSAKLGNPTYTEFLKEFTRKNLQFVSSVEKSLAELVHNAKQSKQRSRSHAFSPGNRDQRRLIHELAEFYGCETESYDFEPVKNVVATANRSKCWLPSITLTSIIQRELHPKAPPPIPHVSQTTQTSTETKPIKANSPVIDYFDFPPN, from the exons ATGAGCCACCGGCAGCAATATTCCTCTCCAAACGACCAGCTTTCATATGAGGAGGACTCATATGCGGTTGGTTATGCCAACTATCCAATGTTCCAGGGATACAACTCTCAATACTATCAGCCATGTGGTAATAACTATTATATGTATCAGCAGGACCCATACGGTTACAGTGTTTATCAGCAACCATATGTATTTCCTGCTGATAGTGTCCCTGGTTGTAATCAGCAAAGTTACGCTCACTCATATCGTCAAAACCGCCACAGGGTGAAAACTAGTGAATCTAGTGAGAATTCTACAACTGTAACCACTCCTGATCATACAGCCATCACTTCACAACTAGCTCAGTCATATAGTAACCAGGACAAAagtaatgctaataataatgCTAGTGCCTCTCCTAGAAACTTTGACCCCAATTATAAACACTCAGACGGTCGCTATCGAGGTAACCGGAAGAATCATTTTCGAGGTCGAAGCAGGGGATATTCTGGTGATAAAAGTCCCATTGTTAAATCCGATGAGTTGCGAGCTACACCTGACAGTCTATACAGAAATAGAAACTTGAGGTCACGAGGGAACAGACAGAGGTCGTATCAAGATGCAAGAATTATGAACTCTCATCCCGAGAAGGTTGAAGTGTCGGTAACAGACGTGATGGAGAAACATGCTGGTGAAGATGATGTGAGGACAAAGTCGAGGGATGCTTACGGAGGTTCCTCTCGAAAAACGTATGTTAAAAATAACCGAGACAGTAGAACATATACAAACCAAGATGTCCGCTTTATGAAAATGAATAGTAGTTCCAAGGGAAAAGCTGAAGAGGAAGAGAATCAGAGAG CGACATTGATTGAACAGCTCACACGAGGAAGTAGTGAGTGTATGGTGTGTTGTGACAACATCCGTTGCAATGCGGCTATCTGGAGTTGCTCAAACTGTTTCCATGTCTTTCATCTGGCCTGTATTAAGAAGTGGGCCCGATTCCCCTCAAGCGTAGAAG GAGATGGAACTGGTTGGAGATGTCCCGCCTGTCAGAATATTTCAGAACGTGTTCCAAACCAATACCGGTGTTTTTGTG GGAAGGTCCGCGATCCAGCGTACAGCCGATATGACACACCACACAGCTGTGGAGAAGTGTGTAACAAGAGACGAAAGGGTGACTGTACTCATCCTTGCACTTT acTTTGCCACCCTGGGCCCTGCCCTCCTTGTAGTGCCTTGAAGACTAGAACCTGTGATTGTGGAAGAACGAG ACAAACTAAACGCTGTGGCCAGGACTCAAGTTTTAAGTGTGAGACGGTTTGTAAGGAGTTGATCAATTGTAAACTACATACATGTGATGTCGTGTGTCACTCTGGGAGTTGTCGCAGGTGTTCCGTCAAGATTAAACAAG CGTGTTTTTGTGGACATGTTGAACGAGAGATAACATGCGGCAGTGCCGAGTCGGAAGTCGTCTCGTTTTGCTGTGGTGGAAAGTGCAACAA AGTGCTGGAGTGCGGCAATCACCGGTGTGAGATGCTGTGTCATGAAGGGGACTGCGGACCCTGTCCAGGCATGCCTGGTCACGTGACGCACTGTCCGTGTGGAAAAACACCTCTAGCTGACCTTGACCTTCCACCCCGAGAGAGTTGTTTAGAACCTCTACATACCTGCAGTGAAGTGTGTGATAAACCTTTAGCTTGTGGACCTAAAG ACTCTCCACACACCTGTACCAAGCCTTGTCACGAAGGACCCTGTGGTCCGTGCAATGGGCAGACAACTCTTGAATGTAAATGTGGAGCTGTGGAAAAGGAGTTCTCCTGCACGGAAGTGTCAGAGTTTACAG ATGAGAAACCGTTTAAATGTAATAAGCGCTGCAACAAGAAAAAACTCTGTGGTCGACACAAGTGTTCCGACACTTGCTGCACT CGCGATGAACATGTCTGCGAGTTCACGTGTGGGCGGAAGTTGAACTGTGGTCTACACAAGTGTGAGGATCCCTGTCACAAACAGAACTGTCTGCCTTGCTACCAAGCCA GTTTTGATGAGTTGACGTGTCACTGTGGTGCGGAGGTCATCTATCCACCAATCCCATGTGGGACGCGACCTCCGGAATGTCGCAGATTGTGTGCCCGAGTACACCCATGCTCACATCCAG TGCGTCACACGTGTCACAGTGATGAACTTTGTCCACCATGTACCGAGCTCACAGAGAAGATGTGTATGGGGGGTCATGAG ACGAGGAAGAACATCCCATGCCACATGTCGGACATCTCGTGTGGGATGCCCTGTAACAAACTGTTGACCTGCGGACAGCACAAGTGTATGAGAAAGTGTCACAAG GGTGACTGTCTGGCAGAAGGTGAAGATTGCCATCAGCCATGTTCAATCGAGCGTGAAGAGTGCGGTCATCCGTGTGGTGTCCCATGTCACGTGGGAATGCCGTGCCCACAGGTGGCCTGCAAGGCAGAG ATTGATATTAAATGCccatgtggacgaaaagttgcCAAGTCTCTGTGTCAGATGGGTGGAGAGATGGCCACAAACATTGCTGAGTTTCAGAA AATGACTGTTCACCAGCTGGGCAGTGGTCAGGGTCTGGACCTGTCACATCTGACCAGCAAAAGGGGAGTCACACGACA ATTGGACTGTGATGGAGAGTGCGCCATCATGGAACGTAAccgtcgtgttgcactggctctCGAGTTGAAGAACCCCAACTTGAGCGCCAAGCTTGGAAATCCTACGTACACAGAATTCCTTAAAGAGTTCACACG tAAAAATCTTCAGTTTGTGTCGTCTGTTGAAAAATCTTTGGCCGAGTTGGTGCACAATGCTAAACAG TCCAAACAGCGGAGCCGAAGTCATGCGTTTTCTCCAGGTAATCGAGACCAGCGTCGACTGATACACGAGCTGGCCGAGTTTTACGGATGTGAAACTGAGAGTTACGACTTTGAACCCGTGAAAAATGTTGTGGCTACTGCTAACAG GTCAAAGTGTTGGCTTCCATCAATAACTCTGACATCAATAATACAGAGAGAACTTCACCCCAAGGCACCTCCACCCATTCCTCATGTCAG tCAAACCACACAGACATCCACTGAAACGAAACCAATCAAGGCCAACTCTCCGGTTATTGACTACTTTGATTTCCCTCCAAACTGA